DNA sequence from the Brachybacterium sp. P6-10-X1 genome:
AGGAATTCCCGCCATGCCCGCACGTCGCATCGCCCTGATGGCCCTTGCGGTGCTGATCCTGCTGTTGGGCGGCGGGATCGGCGCCGGGGTCTGGAAGGGCGGCTGGGAACCGGCGCCCAAGCTCGCCCTCGACCTCGAGGGCGGCACCCAGATCATCCTGCAGGCCGAGTCGCGCGATGGTGCGGCCATCGACTCGACCGCCATGGAGCAGGCACGGCAGATCATCGCCCAGCGCATCAATGCGATGGGTGTCTCCGAGACCGAGATCAGCGTCCAGGGCGGGACGAACATCGTCGTCGACGTCCCCGGGAAGCTCGACCAGGAGACCTCCGAGGCGCTGCGGCAGACGGCCTCGATGTCCTTCCGTCCCGTGCTCGGCGCCGTGGCCCCGGAGGCCTCCGGCAGCGGTGCGTCCGACGCGGGCGGCGCCTCCGACACCGGTGGTGCGTCCGACGCCGGCGGAGCCGACGGCGCGGAGAGCTCCGAGGCGCCCGCAGATCCTTCGCAGCAGCAGTTCGACGGGCTGGTCAGCGGGGATTCCTCGCTCGCTCCGCCGGCGGCCCCGGCCGGGGACGAGTTGCAGTACCCCGCCTGGTCGATGGATTGGGTGACCCCGGAGCTCCAGAAAGCCCTGTCGACCGCGGACTGCACCGATCCGCGGGCGCAGCAGGAGAAGGCCTCCGACGCTCCCGTGGACGAACCCGTGGTCGCGTGCGACCCCGAGGGCACCCAGAAGTTCCTGCTCGGCCCCGAGGTTGTGGCCGGCTCGTCGATCGCCGACTCCTCGGTGGCGGCCGACGTCAATCCGACGGGTCAGTCCACCGGCTACTACGTGGTCAACATGAGCTTCAACGAGGACGGCGCGCAGGCCTTCTCGGACATGACCTCGGCCCTGTACAACGGTGACGGTGCCTCCCCGGCCTTCGGCATCGTCCTGGACGGCCAGGTCATCTCCGCGCCGCAGGTGCAGGAGCCCTCTCCGGGCGGTGAGGCCTCGATCTCCGGGAACTTCAGCCAGGAGCAGGCCAGCCAGCTCTCCGACCAGCTGCGCTTCGGGGCGCTGCCGCTCGAGTTCACCGTCGCCTCCGAGCAGCAGATCTCCGCCACGCTGGGCACCGACCAGCTGACGATGGGCCTGATCGCGGGTCTGATCGGCCTGGCTCTGGTGGTGGTCTACGCCTTCGTCCAGTACCGCGCGCTGTCGGTGGTGACGATGACCAGCCTGCTGGTCATGGGCTTCCTCACCTACGCCACGCTGACCGTGCTCTCGAACATCCCCGACATCGGCTACCGGCTGTCGCTGGCCGGCGTGGTGGGCATGATCGTCGCGATCGCCTTCACCGCAGACTCGTTCATCGTGTACTTCGAGAGAGTGCGCGACGAGATCCGCGACGGCCGCGGGATCGTCGCCGCCGTCGACCACGGATGGGACCGGGCCAAACGGACCATCCTCGCCTCGGATGCCGTGAACGTGATCGCGGCCGTCGTGCTCTACCTGCTCTCCACCGGCGGTGTGCGCGGCTTCGCCTTCGTCCTGGGCGTGACCACGCTGCTCGACCTGCTGGTCGTCTTCTTGTTCACGCATCCTGTGCTGCAGGTCCTGGCGCGCACCCGCTTCTTCGGCAAGGGCCACCCCTTCAGCGGCCTCGACCCGGCGCGGCTGGACCGCTCCGTACCCGCCTATGCAGGGCGCGGACGGGTGCGCTCCATCGCGGACCGGAGCACCATCGAGGACGGCGAGGAGCCCCGGGAGTCGCTGGCGGCCCGCAAGGCTCGCCTGGCCCGGGAGGCCGCCGAGCGTGAACGCACCGAGCAGGACCCGGGCACCGCTGCCCAGGCCCCGAACGCCGCCGACGAGGATCCCGCCGACCGGGGGGCCGACGACGGCACCAGCGATGACGACTCCGAGGAGACGAGCCGATGACCGCGACATTCTCCCGGTTCGGCAACGACCTCCACGCCGGACGCCGCACCGTCCCCCTGGTCAGCCGGCGTCGCACCTGGTACGTGATCAGCGTCGTCGCCGTGCTGGTGCTGGCCGGACTCGCCGTGCTGCGCGGGCCGAACCTCGGGATCGAGTTCACCGGCGGCTCGGAATTCCAGGTCGCCGGGGTCTCCGACACGGAGGAGAGCATCGCCCGCGATGTCGTGCGGGAGCACGTGCCGGACAACGAACCCAAGGTCACCGTGCTCGGCGGGGACACCATGCGGGTCCAGACCGCACAGCTGGACTCCGGGCAGACCGCGGCCCTGGCCGAGGACCTCGCGGCCGCCTACGAGGTCTCCACCGACGACGTCTCCTCCTCCTTCGTCGGACCGGTCTGGAGCGAGGACATCACCCAGAAGATGCTCCAAGGCATCGCGGTGTTCCTGGTGCTGGTCGCCGCGACGATGGCGCTGTACTTCCGCAACCTGAAGGCCTCGGTCGCGGCGATGGGGGCGCTGGTGCACGACATGCTGGTCACCGCCGGGGTCTACGGCGTGGTCGGCTTCGAGATCACCCCCGGCACCGTGATCGGCTTCCTCACCGTCATGGGGTATTCGCTCTACGACACCATCGTCGTCTTCGACAAGGTCCGGGAGAACACCTCGGATCTGACCGGGCAGACCAGGGCGACGCTCGCCGACCAGGTCGAGCTGGCCGCGAACCAGACGCTCGTGCGCTCGATCAACACCTCGGTGGTGGCGCTGCTGCCGGTCGGCTCCATCCTGGCGATCGGCGCGCTCCTGCTCGGGGCGGGCACCTTGAAGGACATCTCCCTGGCCCTGTTCATCGGCATCCTCGTGGGTACCTACTCCTCGATCTTCCTGGCCCCGGGCTTCCTGGTGGACCTGCGCCGCGGGGAGAAGGGCATCCGCGAGCACACGGCGGCGGTCCACTCCGCCCGGCGCAGCGGAGATGCCACCGGCGTCGCCGCCGATCGCGGCGTGGACCGCTCCGACGATGCGGTCGAGGACGCGTTCGGGGGAGAGGTCGAGGACGACGACGGCGCCGCCCGGGACGAGGAGTCCGACCCGGTCGACGAGGGCGCGTCGGACGACGACGTGCTCCCGGACGACGACCTGCGCGCGGACGATGACCTGCACCCGGACGACGGCGAGCACTCGGAGGACGATGAGGCGCCGGCCCCGGGCGCCGACGATCCCGGGGCGGACCGAGCTCCCGAGCAGGACTCGACCGGAACCGTCGACGGCGTCCGTCAGCAGCCTCGCCGCACCACCCGGCGCCGGCGCACCGGACGATGAGAGGCATCCCATGAGCGAGACCGCACCCACCCGTGAGCAGATCGAGGACCTGCGGCGCTCCCATATCGCCGAGTACCCGGACTTCCCGGTCCCCGGGGTGCTGTTCCGGGACATCACCCCGCTGCTGCGGGACGCCCGCGCGCTGCGAGAGGTCATCCGCTACTGGATCACCCTGCTGCCGGCCGACATCGAGTACGTCGTCGGCACCGAGGCGCGCGGCTTCGTGCTGGGGGCTCCGCTGGCGTATGAGCTGGGCGCCGGTTTCGTCCCGGTCCGCAAGGCCGGCAAGCTGCCGGGGTCGCCGGCCACGCTGAGCTACGACCTCGAGTACGGCAGCGCCGTCGTCCAGATCCCGGAGGACTCCCTGCCTCCCGGAGCCCGCACGATCGTGGTGGACGACCTGCTGGCCACAGGAGGCACTGCTGCCGCCACCATCGAACTGACCCGGCAGTTCGGCGTCGACCTGCTGGGCGCCTCCTTCCTCATCGAGCTGGAGGGCCTGCAGGGGCGTCGGAGGCTGCCGGACGTCCCGCTGACCACCGTGTGGTCGATCGCGGACTGATCCCTCCTGGCCGGGGCCCCGCATGACCCGCCTGGCCGGGGGACGCTGCGCCCGTGTGAGCTGCCTGGACGGGGGACGCGGCGGTGAGGTCGGGGACCGGCGCTGGCGCGCGTAGACTTGGTGCACGCCAGAAGGAGGTGCGCAGTGCAGGAGCGGCCCGCATCGGAGAGCCTGGGAGCCGACGTCGCCACGTCGGGCTCCGGCGCCAGCGCGTCCAGCCCGACGCCGGCCCCGACGAAGGGTCCGAGCCAGGGGCCCCGCAAGCCCCGCTCCCGGCTGTCCTTCTTCTCCGCCCGGTCGGCCACCACGACGGACCCGCTGCTGGCGCCGCTGCTGGAGACCATGTCGGCGGTCAGCCCCAAGGAGACTCTCCCCCTCGTCCAGCGCGCCTACACCGTCGCCGAGCGGGCGCACCGGGGCCAGTCCCGCAAGAGCGGGGACCCCTACATCACCCACCCGGTGTCGGTGGCGACCATCCTCGCCGAGCTCGGCTCCCCGGCGGAGGTCGTGGCCGCCGCGCTGCTCCACGACACCGTCGAGGACACCGACTACTCGCTGGACCGGCTGCGCGAAGAGTTCGGCGAGGTCATCGCCGTGATGGTCGACGGGGTCACGAAGCTCGACAAGGTCACCTACGGCGAGGCCGCCCAGGCCGAGACCGTGCGCAAGATGATCGTGGCGATGAGCCGCGACGTGCGTGTGCTGCTGATCAAGCTCGCCGACCGTCTGCACAATGCCCGTACCTGGAAGTACGTCCCGGCCTCCTCGGCCGAGCGCAAGGCCAAGGAGACGCTGGAGATCTACGCGCCGCTGGCGCACCGGCTGGGCCTGAACACCATGAAGTGGGAGCTCGAGGACCGCTCCTTCCAGGTGCTGTACCCCAAGGTCTACGAGGAGATCGTGGCCCTGGTGGCGCAGCACGCACCGGCCCGCGACCAGTACCTCAAGACGGTGTCCTCCCAGATCCTGGACGATCTCAAGAAGGCGAAGATCAAGGCGGAGGTCACGGGTCGTCCCAAGCACTACTACTCGATCTACCAGAAGATGATCGTGCGCGGCCGCGACTTCGCCGACATCTACGACCTGGTCGGGGTGCGGGTGCTGGTGGACACCGTCCGCGACTGCTACGGCGTCCTGGGCACCCTGCACGCGCGCTGGTCGCCGGTGCAGGGCCGCTTCAAGGACTACATCGCGCTGCCGAAGTTCAATCTGTACCAGTCCCTGCACACCACCGTGATCGGTCCCACCGGCAAGCCCGTGGAGGTGCAGATCCGCACCCGGGAGATGCACCGTCGCGCGGAGTACGGCGTCGCCGCGCACTGGAAGTACAAGGCGATGGCCGGGGCCACCGGCGGGGACACGACCCAGGGGGCCAACGAGGCGGCCTGGCTGCGCCAGCTGATGGACTGGCAGAAGGAGACCACGGACTCCGGCGAGTTCCTGGATTCTCTGCGGTTCGAGATCAACTCCCAGGAGGTGTACGTCTTCACCCCGAAGGGGGACGTGCTGCCCCTCCCGCAGGGTTCCACGCCCGTCGACTTCGCCTACTCCGTGCACACCGAGGTCGGTCACCGCACGATCGGGGCCCGCGTCAACGGACGGCTGGTCTCCCTGGAATCCACGCTGTCCACGGGGGACGTGGTCGAGGTGTTCACCTCGAAGTCGCCGGACGCAGGTCCCAGCCGCGACTGGCTGGGGTTCGTGAAGTCCCCGCGGGCCCGCAACAAGATCCGGCACTGGTTCTCCAAGGAGCGCCGCGAAGAGGCGCTCGAGCGGGGCAAGGAGGACCTCGCCAAGGCGCTCCGCCGCCAGGACCTGCCGATGCGACGCCTGCTCACGCACGACACGCTCGCCACGGTGGCGACGGACCTGAATCTCACCTCGGTCGACGCGCTGTACACCTCGATCGGCGAGGGCCACACCGGTGCGCAGCACGTGGTGGAGAAGCTGCGTGCGGTCTTCGGCGGCTCGGACGGCGCCGAGGAGGACGTCGCGGAGATCACGCTGCCCTCTCGGGCACGGTCGCGCCCCACCCGCTCGGAGCGCCGCGCCTCGGAGTCCGACCAGGGCGTCGTCGTCGACGGCCAGACGGATCTGTGGGTCAAGCTGGCCAAGTGCTGCGCGCCGGTGCCGGGCGACCCGATCGTCGGCTTCATCACCCGCGGCTCCGGCATCTCGGTGCACCACTCCAGCTGCTCCAACGCGATCCAGCTGCAGGAGCAGCAGCCGGATCGGATGGTGGAGGTCTCCTGGTCCGGGCGGCTCTCGACGGCCTACCTCGTCCACATCAAGGTCGAGGCCCTCGACCGCCCGCGCCTGCTCACCGACCTCGCTCTGGTGATCTCCGAGCAGCAGGTCAACCTGCATTCCGCCGCCGCTCAGTCCAACACCGACCGTCTTGCCACGACACTGTTCTCCTTCGACCTCGTCGATCCCTCCCACCTGCAGTCCGTGCTGGCGCAGGTGCGCCGGGTCGAGGGCGTCTACGACGTGTACCGGGTCACGGCCGACGGCAAGGCGGTCGGCACCTCCGAACCCCTCACCGTCGGCTGACCGGACGCCCCATGCACCGCGCGAGAGGTCCTCACGCCGCGCGGTCGACACCTCCGAGCAGAGCCTCCCATCGCCCCCGCGCCGCTCGTGCCCCAGGGCGGCGACCCATCGCCTGCAGCTGCCGCCATATCGTCCGCTCGGTCAGGTGGCCGCCGCCGAGCAGCCCGCGCAGCGCGGGGACGGTGACGTGGTCGGGGCAGAATCGCAGCAGGTCCACCGCGGTGCGCAGCGGGGATGTCACCGGTGCGCCGCCGATCGTCTCGACCTCGTGGGGGTGGAGACGGGCGGTCCGCACCGTCGCCCCGATGATCGAACCGCGATGCGCGCTGGACAGGAGCTCCGCCGGGGACGGGGGAGGACCTCCCAGGAACACCCAGGCCGCCGAGGGCCCGGCGATGACGTGGTAGGACTGCAGCTGTCCGCCCAGGGCGCAGCCGAGGGCGAGCGCTCGCTCGACCGCTGTGCGGAGGAGATCCGGGGGCAGGAAGATCCCGGGCAGCACCCGGGCGAGCAGATCGTCCCGGACCATCGCAGCGACCGAGGGATTCTCCTCCCACCGCTGGAGACCGGCTCCGATCGGCACGGCGAGCTCGGCGGCGTGGTGGGACCAGGCCGCGCACAGGCCCGTGCGCGGGGGTGGCGGCGGTGCGGCGACGGTCCGGCGTCGTTGGCCGACGGAGCGCCGCGAAGGGCCGCTCGCCGTGTTCGCTGGTCTCATGCATCGACCCTGGCCCCGACGGGCGCGGACGGCAAACGCCCCGCCCGTCACTGTGGACGGGCGGGGCGGTGGAGGAAGGATCCTCGGCTGCTCGCGCGAGCTCCCGCGCTCGGATCAGCCGAGGTTGCGGGCGGACCGCTCGATCACGGCCAGCCATTCCTTGCGCGCCTCGAGCGCCGCCTCCGCCTCGGCGATCTTCGCCGGATCGCCGCCGGCGCGGGCCTTCTCGAGGTCGTCCTCGTAGGAGGCGATCGCCGAGTGCAGCTGTGAGGACGCACCTTCCACCCGGGCCCGGGTGCGCGGGTCGGTGCGGCGCCACTCGTCCTGCTCGGCGTCCTTCACCGAGCGCTCGATGCGGCGCAGCCGGTCATCGATGCGGCGCATGTCCCCGCGGGGGACCTTGCCGGCCTCCTCCCAGCGGTCCTGGATCGACCGCAGCGACGCCTTGGCGGCATCGAGGTCCTGCTGCGGATCGATGGTCTCGGCCTCCGTGAGCAGAGCCTCCTTGACCTGAAGGTTCTCCCGCTGCTCCGCCTCGAGCTGGTGGAGGTCGGCATTGCGGGCATCGAAGAAGCGGTCCTGGGCGGCCTTGAACCGCTTCCATTGGGCGTCGTCCTTCTTGCGGCTGCCGCGCGGGGCGCGCCGCCACTGCCCCATCAGGTCCTTGTAGGCCCGAACCGTCGGACCCCAGTCGGTGGAGTCCTGCATCTCCTCGGCGCGGGCGATCAGGGTCTCCTTCATCTCCGCCGCCTCGGTGTGCTTCTCGTCGAGCTGGGAGAAGAACTGCTTGCGCATCCGGTCGAAGGTGGACCTCGCCGCGGACAGCCGCTTCCACAGCGCCTCCTCCGTGGGGCGGTCCAGGGAGACGTCCTCGGTCTGCATCGACTTCCAGGTCGGCACCATCTGCCGCATCGTGTCCCCGGCGTTCTTCCAGGAGATCTGCTCGGGATCGGTGGCGACCAGCGACTCGATGGATTCGACGAACTCGGTGCGCCGACGCGTGGCCTCCTCGCGCGCTTCGGCCCGCTTGGCCTCGAGCGCCTGGATCTTGCCCTTGGCGTTCTCCCGCAGCTCGTGCGCGCGAGCCCGCAGTGCGGGGATGTCTCCGACGACCTGCGGTTCCTTCATGTTCTTGCGCAGGTTTTCGAGCAGTCGGTTGAGCTCGTTCTGCGTGTGCTCCGGGGCGTTGAGGGTGGTCTGGGTGAGATCGAGGAAGGCGACCAGGTCCAGGTAGCCGCGGGCGTACGGCGTCAGCGCCTGATCGGGGTCCGACTCGGTGGTGGAGCCGATGGTGCGCACCTGCGTACCGTCCTGGACGGTGACGGTGCCGTCCTCGGCGACGGAGCCGAAGGCTTTGGCGGCCGCCAGATCCTCCGGCGCGTAATCGGTCACCGGGGCGGCCACGGGGAGGAGGGCGGCCGTGGGTTTCTTGCCCGCGAGCGCCGCAGGGGAGGGTGCGCCGGGCTTGGGGCCCGGTGCCGCAGGCTTGCGGCCCGGTGTCGGGCGGGGGCGCGGTGCCGGGGTGGCGCCGGCGGCGTCGGACCCACCGGGGCGCGCACCGGTGCCTCGGTGATCGGCGGCGGCCACGGCGGCGGCCGAGGGAGCGGCCCCCTCCTCGGAGATCGACGCGGCCTCCTCCCGGTCCGGCACGTC
Encoded proteins:
- the secD gene encoding protein translocase subunit SecD; the protein is MPARRIALMALAVLILLLGGGIGAGVWKGGWEPAPKLALDLEGGTQIILQAESRDGAAIDSTAMEQARQIIAQRINAMGVSETEISVQGGTNIVVDVPGKLDQETSEALRQTASMSFRPVLGAVAPEASGSGASDAGGASDTGGASDAGGADGAESSEAPADPSQQQFDGLVSGDSSLAPPAAPAGDELQYPAWSMDWVTPELQKALSTADCTDPRAQQEKASDAPVDEPVVACDPEGTQKFLLGPEVVAGSSIADSSVAADVNPTGQSTGYYVVNMSFNEDGAQAFSDMTSALYNGDGASPAFGIVLDGQVISAPQVQEPSPGGEASISGNFSQEQASQLSDQLRFGALPLEFTVASEQQISATLGTDQLTMGLIAGLIGLALVVVYAFVQYRALSVVTMTSLLVMGFLTYATLTVLSNIPDIGYRLSLAGVVGMIVAIAFTADSFIVYFERVRDEIRDGRGIVAAVDHGWDRAKRTILASDAVNVIAAVVLYLLSTGGVRGFAFVLGVTTLLDLLVVFLFTHPVLQVLARTRFFGKGHPFSGLDPARLDRSVPAYAGRGRVRSIADRSTIEDGEEPRESLAARKARLAREAAERERTEQDPGTAAQAPNAADEDPADRGADDGTSDDDSEETSR
- the secF gene encoding protein translocase subunit SecF is translated as MTATFSRFGNDLHAGRRTVPLVSRRRTWYVISVVAVLVLAGLAVLRGPNLGIEFTGGSEFQVAGVSDTEESIARDVVREHVPDNEPKVTVLGGDTMRVQTAQLDSGQTAALAEDLAAAYEVSTDDVSSSFVGPVWSEDITQKMLQGIAVFLVLVAATMALYFRNLKASVAAMGALVHDMLVTAGVYGVVGFEITPGTVIGFLTVMGYSLYDTIVVFDKVRENTSDLTGQTRATLADQVELAANQTLVRSINTSVVALLPVGSILAIGALLLGAGTLKDISLALFIGILVGTYSSIFLAPGFLVDLRRGEKGIREHTAAVHSARRSGDATGVAADRGVDRSDDAVEDAFGGEVEDDDGAARDEESDPVDEGASDDDVLPDDDLRADDDLHPDDGEHSEDDEAPAPGADDPGADRAPEQDSTGTVDGVRQQPRRTTRRRRTGR
- a CDS encoding adenine phosphoribosyltransferase codes for the protein MSETAPTREQIEDLRRSHIAEYPDFPVPGVLFRDITPLLRDARALREVIRYWITLLPADIEYVVGTEARGFVLGAPLAYELGAGFVPVRKAGKLPGSPATLSYDLEYGSAVVQIPEDSLPPGARTIVVDDLLATGGTAAATIELTRQFGVDLLGASFLIELEGLQGRRRLPDVPLTTVWSIAD
- a CDS encoding bifunctional (p)ppGpp synthetase/guanosine-3',5'-bis(diphosphate) 3'-pyrophosphohydrolase, whose product is MQERPASESLGADVATSGSGASASSPTPAPTKGPSQGPRKPRSRLSFFSARSATTTDPLLAPLLETMSAVSPKETLPLVQRAYTVAERAHRGQSRKSGDPYITHPVSVATILAELGSPAEVVAAALLHDTVEDTDYSLDRLREEFGEVIAVMVDGVTKLDKVTYGEAAQAETVRKMIVAMSRDVRVLLIKLADRLHNARTWKYVPASSAERKAKETLEIYAPLAHRLGLNTMKWELEDRSFQVLYPKVYEEIVALVAQHAPARDQYLKTVSSQILDDLKKAKIKAEVTGRPKHYYSIYQKMIVRGRDFADIYDLVGVRVLVDTVRDCYGVLGTLHARWSPVQGRFKDYIALPKFNLYQSLHTTVIGPTGKPVEVQIRTREMHRRAEYGVAAHWKYKAMAGATGGDTTQGANEAAWLRQLMDWQKETTDSGEFLDSLRFEINSQEVYVFTPKGDVLPLPQGSTPVDFAYSVHTEVGHRTIGARVNGRLVSLESTLSTGDVVEVFTSKSPDAGPSRDWLGFVKSPRARNKIRHWFSKERREEALERGKEDLAKALRRQDLPMRRLLTHDTLATVATDLNLTSVDALYTSIGEGHTGAQHVVEKLRAVFGGSDGAEEDVAEITLPSRARSRPTRSERRASESDQGVVVDGQTDLWVKLAKCCAPVPGDPIVGFITRGSGISVHHSSCSNAIQLQEQQPDRMVEVSWSGRLSTAYLVHIKVEALDRPRLLTDLALVISEQQVNLHSAAAQSNTDRLATTLFSFDLVDPSHLQSVLAQVRRVEGVYDVYRVTADGKAVGTSEPLTVG
- a CDS encoding DUF349 domain-containing protein, whose protein sequence is MSESETPLPAPHPADRPTDPATDQSPSPEQSAPDQPAPEQAAPEQAAPEQDATEPTAPEQQPPAPADAESVAETPTGDRQDQGGDVPDREEAASISEEGAAPSAAAVAAADHRGTGARPGGSDAAGATPAPRPRPTPGRKPAAPGPKPGAPSPAALAGKKPTAALLPVAAPVTDYAPEDLAAAKAFGSVAEDGTVTVQDGTQVRTIGSTTESDPDQALTPYARGYLDLVAFLDLTQTTLNAPEHTQNELNRLLENLRKNMKEPQVVGDIPALRARAHELRENAKGKIQALEAKRAEAREEATRRRTEFVESIESLVATDPEQISWKNAGDTMRQMVPTWKSMQTEDVSLDRPTEEALWKRLSAARSTFDRMRKQFFSQLDEKHTEAAEMKETLIARAEEMQDSTDWGPTVRAYKDLMGQWRRAPRGSRKKDDAQWKRFKAAQDRFFDARNADLHQLEAEQRENLQVKEALLTEAETIDPQQDLDAAKASLRSIQDRWEEAGKVPRGDMRRIDDRLRRIERSVKDAEQDEWRRTDPRTRARVEGASSQLHSAIASYEDDLEKARAGGDPAKIAEAEAALEARKEWLAVIERSARNLG